ATCTGGTTGACAGCTGACGCTCGTCCTCTCATCTCCCATTCAGCTCGTAGCATACAGTCTCACCGATATCAGGCATTTGAATTAAATAGCCAATCTATCACTAAATGAAAAAACAAATAGGCCTATGCCAGAGCCGATCAATAATGGAATTGACAAATTAGCCTAGATTATGTAGAATAGGTCAAATGGGGAGATTTGAGTGCACGTATGCATAAATCCTACAGGATTGTGCGTGAGTAAGCTCTATATATGCATGAGTGTATGCGAATCTGCGATATGGGGAAGTGGTAGATATACAATAAAAATGATGAGGACACGTGGGACCATAGTACCCTCCCCTCATTCTATCTCCAAGCGTCCTCCCGTTGCCATGCAGTTCTATATCTCCACAAAAGCAGATTCTACAACCTGGGTACCAAGGTGCCAATTGAGGTAAACATGGTAGGGTTTTGTGTGTTCATTCATTTTCTATGGGGACTTATGAATGGCAAAAGTCAACAGGAGTAATTCATGAAGATCCTGAATAGATAGGTCCATGGAAAGAGGAGGTGAGAAAAATGTCCTtcagagaaaacaatacataTCGGTCAGTATTGTGGTGCAGCTGAACTCACTAACAGAATGTATTGTAATGAACAAAATGGAGATCCACACAGCAATTGAAAAGTGGTATCCAATAGCATGACATGGTGCACCCATTGTGCCCAGAGGTGTGTATGGTAAATACAGATGTcattctccttctctatctccagCTGTCCACTACAGTAAGGAGACACAGAAGCTGCAGGAACACATCGAAAAATGGGACAGTGAAGAGTGTAGAGCGATGACAAGCTATTGTTGGAGGAAGTGGGCTtgactagctgtgtgtgtgtgtgtgtgtgtgtgtgtgtgtgtgtgtgtgtgtgtgtgtgtgtgtgtgtgtgtgtgtgtgtgtgtgtgtgtgtgtgtgtgtgtgtgtgtgtgtgtgtgtgtgtgtgtgtgtgtgtgtgtgtgtgtgtgttggagctgATAAGAAGTGTCCTGAGGTGACTCCATGTAAGCTGGATGTCTTAGATGATTATACAGATAGCTGAATGTGCAGAACGAGGGCTATTGTTGTGCACAAAATAATAATCATGCCTCAAGGTGCCATTTCTTTAAAGGATCATTTTGCATTTTTACAACCAAggcaacattttttaaatgtaaatgccATGTTATAGAAGGGTCCAGACTAAAGGTCTTCACGGGTCCGACTGAACCCGAATAACAGAGACCCGACCCGGGAACCGAGTAGGTTTGGGTCAAAAATTCTAACTTTTCCCTCGGGTCTGGGTCGGGTCCTGTTTGATGGTCATTGGGTCTGATAGACCCGAGTGGACCCAAATGGACCCGACCACAGCTCTGTATAGCCTATAGCATATTTATTTTACGCTAATATGGTGAACTTTTTGGACCTGAGAAGATCACTTTTTTGGTCAATTTCACTTGTTTTTGAGACacttatgtaacggatgtgaaacggctagcttagttagcggtgtgcgctaaatagcgtttcaatcgggtacgtcacttgctctgagaccttgaagtagtagttccccttgctctgcaagggccgcggcttttgtggagcgatgggtaacgatgcttcgagggtgactgttgtcgatgtgtgcagaaggtccctggttcgcgcccgggtatgggcgaggggacggtgttatgcaggtgaatgaggacccaaaagcgacttggcgaaaacagagtctttattccagtaaaggaaatatgcaatactcctagacaaatcggagcggtaaacaaagcataaaaaacaattccactcgtaatgacgaggacagactggagactcgaccataaactgtaggttgcctcgggaaggcactgaccgtagcagactcagacacctgctcaccacgcagcatctgagggaaacacgacacgacagggcgagacaaagacacagcacggtgaacaatatacaaggatccgacaggacagaaacggaaaacaaggggagaaatagggactctaatcaggggaaaagatagggaacaggtgtggaaagactaaatgattgattaggggaataggaacagctgggagcaggaacggaacgatagagagaagagagagagggagggagagagaaaaaagggaacgaacctaaaagaccagcagggggaaaacgaacagaagggaaagcaaaatgacaagacaatataagacaaaacatgacattacccccactcaccgagcgcctcctggcgcactcgaggaggaatcctggcggcaacggaggaaatcatcaatcagcgaacggtccagcacgtcccgagacagAACCCAACtccctcctcaggaccgtaaccctcccaatccactaagtattggtgaccccgtccccgagaacgcatgtccatgatcctacgtaccttgtaaataggtgcgctctcgacaaggacgggaggggggagggaagacgaacggggtgcgaagaaagggcttgacacaggagacatggaagacaggatggacgcgacgaagatgtcgcggaagaagcagtcgcacagcgacaggattgacgacctgggagacacggaacggaccaatgaaccgcggagtcaacttacgagaagctgtctaaagaggaaggttgcgagtggaaagccacactctctggccgcaacaatacctaggtctcttaatcctacgtttattggcggctcacagtctgtgccctgtaacggcaaagtgcagacctcaccctcctccaggtgcgctcacaacgttggacaaacgctgagcggagggaacgctggactcggcaagctgggatgagaacagaggaggctggtaacccagactactctgaaacggagataacccggtagcagacgaaggaagcgagttgtgagcgtattctgcccagggagctgttctgcccaagacgcagggtttctgaaagaaaggctgcgtagtatgcgaccaatcgtctgattggccctctctgcttgaccgttagactggggatgaaacccggaagagagactgacggacgcaccaatcaaacgacagaactccctccaaaactgtgacgtgaattgcggacctctgtctgaaacggcgtctaacgggaggccatgaattctgaacacattctcgatgatgatttgtgccgtctccttagcggaaggaagtttagcgaggggaatgaaatgtgccgccttagagaacctatcgacaaccgtaagaatcacagtcttccccgcagacaaaggcagaccggtaatgaagtctagggcgatgtgagaccatggtcgagaaggaatgggaagcggtctgagacgaccggcaggaggagagttacctgacttagtctgcgcgcagtccaaacaagcagccacgaaatggcgcgtgtcacgctcctgagtaggccaccaaaagcgctggcgaatagaagcaagagtacctcgaacgccgggatgaccagctaacttggcagagtgagcccactgaagaacagccagacgagtagaaacaggaacgaaaagaaggttactaggacaagcgcgcggcgacgcagtgtgcgtgagtgcttgcttaacctgtctttcaattccccagactgtcaacccgacaacacgcccataaggaagaatccctcgggatcagtagaagccacagaagaactaaaaaaagacgggataaggcatcaggcttggtgttcttactacccggacggtaagaaatcacaaactcgaaacgagcgaaaaacaacgcccaacgagcttgacgagcattaagtcgtttggcagaacggatgtactcaaggttcttatggtctgtccaaacgacaaaggaacggtcgccctccaaccactgtcgccattcgcctagggctaagcggatggcgagcagttcgcggttacccacatcatagttgcgttcagatggcgacaggcgatgagaaaaataagcgcaaggatgaaccttatcgtcagactggaagcgctgggatagaatggctcccacgcctacctctgaagcgccaacctcgacaatgaattgtctagtgacgtcaggagtaacgaggataggagcggacgtaaaacgttcttttagaagatcaaaagctccctgggcggaaccggaccacttaaaacacgtcttgacagaagtaagagctgtgagaggggcagcaacttgaccgaaattacgaatgaaacgccgatagaaattagcgaaacctagaaagcgctgcaactcgacacgtgaccttggaacgggccactcactgacagcttggaccttagcggaatccatctgaatgccttcagcggaaataacagaaccgagaaaagtaacggaggagacatgaaaagagcacttctcagccttcacgtagagacaattctctaaaaggcgctggagtacacgtcgaacgtgctgaacatgaatctcgagtgacggtgaaaaaatcaggatatcgtcaaggtagacaaaaacaaagatgttcagcatgtctctcagaacatcattaactaatgcctgaaaaacagctggcgcattggcgagaccaaacggcagaacccggtactcaaaatgccctaacggagtgttaaacgccgttttccactcgtccccctctctgatgcgcacgagatggtaagcgttacgaaggtccaacttagtaaagcacctggctccctgcagaatctcgaaggctgatgacataaggggaagcggataacgattcttaaccgttatgtcattcagccctcgataatccacgcaggggcgcagagtaccgtccttcttcttaacaaaaaaaacccccaccccggccggagaggaagaaggcactacggtaccggcgtcaagagacacagacaaataatcctcgagagccttacgttcgggagccgacagagagtatagtctaccccgaggaggagtggtccccggaaggagatcaatactacaatcatacgaccggtgaggaggaagggagttggctcgggaccgactgaagaccgtgcgcagatcatgatattcctccggcactcctgtcaaatcgccaggttcctcctgagaagtggggacagaagaaacgggagggatggcagacattaaacacttcacatgacaagaaacgttccaggataggatagaattactagaccaattaatagaaggattatgacatactagccagggatgacccaaaacaacaggtgtaaaaggtgaacgaaaaatcaaaaaagaaatagtctcactgtggttaccagatactgtgagggttaaaggtagtgtctcatatctgatactgggaagatgactaccatctaaggcgaacatgggcgtaggcttgtctaactgtctgaaaggaatgtcatgtttccgagcccatgcttcgtccataaaacaaccctcagccccagagtctatcaaggcactgcatgtagcacccgaaccggtccagcgtagatggaccgacatagtagtacaggatctagatggagagacctgagtagtagcgctcaccagtagccctccgcttactgatgagctctggcttttactggacatgaattgacaaaatgtccagcaagtccgcaatagaggcacaggcggttggtgatcctccgttccctctccttagtcgagatgcgaatacctcccagctgcatgggctcagtctctgagccagaggagggagatggttgcgatgcggagcagggaaacaccgttaacgcgagctctcttccacgagcttggtgacgaagatctacccgtcgttctatgcggatggcgagagcaatcaaagagtccacactggaaggaacctccgggagagaatctcatctttaaccactgcgtggagtccctccagaaaacgagcgagcagcgccggctcgttccagtcactagaggcagcaagagtgcgaaactctatagagtaatccgttatggatcgatcaccttggcatagggaagccagggccctagaagcctccctaccaaaaactgaacggtcaaaaacccgaatcatctcctctttaaagttctggtaattgttagaacaatcagcccttgcctcccagatagctgtgccccactctcgagcccggccagtaaggagtaatatgacgtaagcaacccgagctctctctctagagtatgtgttgggttggagagagaacacaatatcacactgggtgagaaaggagcggcactccgtgggctgcccggagtaacaaggtgggttattaaccctaggttccggaggctcggcagaccaggaagtaacaggtggcacgagacgaagactctggaactgtccagagaggtcggaaacctgagcggccaggttctccacggcatgacgagcagcagacaattcctgctcgtgtctgccgagcatggctccttggatctcgacggcagtgttacgagcgtctgtagtcgctgggtccattctttggtcggatccttctgttatgcaggtgaatgaggacccaaaagcgacttggcgaaaacagagtctttattccagtaaaggaaatatgcaatactcctagacaaatcggagcggtaaacaaagcataaaaaacaattccactcgtaatgacgaggacagactggagactcgaccataaactgtaggttgcctcgggaaggcactgaccgtagcagactcagacacctgctcaccacgcagcatctgagggaaacacgacacgacagggcgagacaaagacacagcacggtgaacaatatacaaggatccgacaggacagaaacggaaaacaaggggagaaatagggactctaatcaggggaaaagatagggaacaggtgtggaaagactaaatgattgattaggggaataggaacagctgggagcaggaacggaacgatagagagaagagagagagggagggagagagaaaaaagggaacgaacctaaaaagaccagcagggggaaaacgaacagaagggaaagcaaaatgacaagacaatataagacaaaacatgacagacggtttaaaattatactgttacattgatgctgttgacccggattactggttgctgcggaaaaaggaggaaggtcaaaaggggggtgagtgtaacggccagcttagttagcggtgtgagctaaatagtgtttcaatcggttacgtcacttgctctgagaccttgaagtagtagttccccttgctctgcaagggcagtggattttgtggagcgatgggtaacgatgctttgtgggtgactgttgttgatgtgtgcagagggtccctggttcgcgcccgggtatgggcgagggggacggacgtaaagttattctgttacacttACCCCAACCAGCAATTCACTTCTTCATCCTCATTGTGCAGTACGGGGCCTCTGAAAAAAACATGAACAAAAGCTCCAAAAACTACCAAATATGTCATTTTATAAATGGAATCACTCTCAGTATAGTGATGTTGGTCCCTCAGGTTTGTGGGATAAAAATGAGAACTCTATAGTGAATATCTTCTCGCTACTGTGATTATCATGTCTTTGATTGTGAATATCTTCTCCTCAGCCACCCAGGCCATCCTTCTACTTCAGAGGCGCCCATATACCTGGAGTGCACTAAGGCCATGACAGAGATGCACTTGCCAATTTTGCGTCCTGCCTAATGCTGCATTCATATTCATAACCAAGTAGGAAGTTGGTAATTTCCAGTTGTGAAGTCGTAAATACGAGTTGGATGCATTCATGTGCTTTGAACTCCTTGAGAAATGTTGATTAGCTAATGGAAAACAAGCTGCGGCAAACATATACTAAAATTACAGATATCATGCTCACAAATTACAGTGTTAAAAAATCATAATTAATAGATTGCTTTTTATATCATATTTTGTTGCATTTAATTCATAGGGTAATTTTTGCCCCTTAATAAACTTGTACCATTTGAATGTAGacataaatataataatatttaATTTTACACATTTAAGTAAACGCTTTATTAAAATATGCAAATGAGGCGAAATCTCATTAAATATATGCATATTTTCATATTGTGCAAATCAATTTTTCTGGACACTGGGTGTAGTCAGgctaaatatgttttatttaattttGTTGAGACACTCCAGGACCGGACTTGTCCAGAACAGATTGTGGATAAATCGTTTTTTCAACTTTCTATCTGTAAAATGCATTTTTGGCGTATTTTTCAGAAGAAAATGTTATTTACAATAAACAATTTACAACATATCAACAATTCCCTCTGGTCAAGTCTGAAGAAAATAGCTAAGAATAGCCATAAAAATTGTATGAATGCAGACGCTTCTGAAGCTGAGGAAAATGAGTTGGCGCATGAGAAGAGTTTGCCTTTCGGAAAAGGCAGTTTAAGATCAGTACACTGAATTTAGACGAGCAAACGCTAAACGCCTATTTAGACCGAATCACCATCTCTTCAAAGTTACTAAATATAGTCCAGTTTGTAACACTCTCTATGAAATAGGATGTTCAATTATGTGTAATTGAATGTTGTGAGATTTGAAATTATTGAGGTATATCCATTTTAAAGTGGTTAAAATTCATTAAAATTTGGAGGAAGCAAAATAATATTACTGGATCAAAATATCAACAACTCTCAAAATGGATAAGTAGATGAAAAAACGTGGGTTACGTCAGCATGTGGGAGAAGTCGGAGCTCAGGGATGATAGACACgtttcccactagtaattaccagtaGAAGAGGCGTTCAAGATGATTTTCCCCAGTCGTATGTGGTAACTACCGTCTATGAATGAAGGTTATGAACGCAGCATAAGAACAGCCCCTAGCTGTGGGATATTTAAGCAAAAAcgccagaggaggtgtggtatatggccaatatagaacggctaagggctgttccttgcacgacgcaacacggagtgcctTAGCCGTATACCACAAACCTTGATGTGTCTTATTTTTTTAACAGTAGCTCATTTAACCAAGAAATACCATTCAACTGACAACCCGAAATCAGCCTCCAGGCGcccagcctgccacaaggagtcgctagagcgcgatgagcaaggtaaaaatgtgtaaccttaatttaactacagtaggcaagccagttaagaacaaactcttatttacaatgacagcctactccggccaaacatACACATGACACTGGATGGGTGGTGTGatggttctagcttgtatggctccctgggcaaACCCCCCCTTCAGCCCCCACCATAAAACACCATTCTGCACTAACTGTAATTTGAATACACCCCAAAAGACATATATcacaaaatatacaaaatatcaTCATAATATAGATGTATTTAAAGTTAGCCTACAGCATTGGAAATTCCCCTTACTGAGCTCAGGACCTCGTCAATACAATCACAGAAAATCTTCATGATTCACCATGGTGGTGTGCAGACTGGTTTTATTCTTAACGATTTCGCACAAACCAGAAAAAAAATGCGACAATATGTCTGTGAAACTATATATTAAcagtattatgaatgaattgtggtttatttggtagcatttcgtagtgtgactgatttgaccaattgcattagtactgtacaacgTTAGATGCTTCGAGGGTGATTTGATAGATTTCCACGCTTCCCATACCTtcggcttccagtggggagacctgaggtcaaccccCCCCCATATTTTCTCTCAAATCTGATTGTAAGATATGCTACCCTCTGCTGTAAGAATACAGTAGTTGCATCGCAATGTGTTGAATAGATGCTGAACAGTGGGGATCTGTTgatttctaaaatatatatatattgtttgagCTAACATGGGCTGCGTTCTGTATGTGTTTACGGTCTGGAATGTTCAATTGAACGGAAACAGTGCCGTACTGAACGACCGGTTGAAAAACGGGTAGGGGTTGGTTTATGGGTTGGGAACGCTGTCAGTATGGCCACTGGCCTTTAAAGGCGTCACTCGTTGCTTCAAGCCACACCCACCAAACGTACCTCAAAGTCTGCTCAAGAACATTTTGGGGAATCGTGTCGTTCAGTACAAACCGTCCCGCAGCGTATCAAACGTTCATGCGAACTGAATGCACCTAAGGCATTGTGCGATCTGACATGTCTGCAACCAGTCAGCCTGGAACACGGCCATTCACTGCAAATACTGACACCCGAATTAAGCAATTAATTCGGCACAGGTGCAACCTGGGTCAATTAACCTTAGTGCACTCTCCGCGGCTACAAGAGTAGTTGGCGCGGGGTGCAGTTTCATCTTGATTGACAGTGTGCAACCGAATAGACGACTGTTTTCAGTAGACAATGAACGGGGTAGCCCACAAACAGGACTCGGATCCTCGACAACAGCTTTTCAACTGCAACCATGCTGATTGTGGGGCGACGTTCCAACGGGAGTGGCGTTTGAAAGAGCACGAGACCGTGCACACGGGAGCGGTAAATATTTTATGGGGACATGGCTGATATTTGAGTCATACTCGAGTTCAACTATGGTTCATGTGGATGTAACCTTATCCCCGGGTTAATAAATTTCGTGTGAAAAAATGTGCAGAAGTGCGTAGGCTTCTGCCATAAATGTGGCGAAATAGTTCGAATGGCAAAGTTTACTTCTGAAGTTTGAGCCTTTTATGATTAGTTAAAGATAGTTTACGCTATCATTTATAACCCTACTGGTTCTTGTTTTTTAGCAACCTTTTCAATGCAACGTGGCTGATTGTGGCCGTCGTTTCTCACGGAAATCTCACCTGAGCCGCCACGCACTTGGCCACACCGGGGTGAAACAATTCAGGTCGGTTAATTTCAGTTTACATTTAATTTCCTACCCATGGGTTAGGCTTTGAAAAACTTCACGTACACTAGtatatttttttcacccaacaGATGTACCTTTGAGGGTTGCACAGAGGCTTTCTTCACCGCGGACAAGTTGAAGAGACACGTCCATTATGCCCACGGAGAAAAGGATAAGTACTTTAAGGTTAGTCCACCAGATGTCGCCGAATAACCACGTTACTATGAAATGGGTTCTTGCAATTAATTTATAGGGAACCATTTCCCTTACCGTATAAACGGGCTGAATGTCATTTTTACTTGCTtaattgtccccatgtgcagtgcaATTTTCCAAATTGCTTATTGACATTCAAGAAACGGAGGGTGTATAAATTACATTTGAAGGAGCATGGAATATCTTCTAATTTCAAGTAAGTCACAATCTTGTAATGGTCCTGTAGGCCTTACAGCCTTTGAATACTGCATAAGGCCTAAACTGATGCACAAGCTGATGCATACTCTCTATTTAAAATGCAAGTGAATGCATGTCTCGGATTAATGGTTGAATTATTCTGTCCCTGGTTTTCTCAGATGTTCGAAGAGAGGATGTGGAGTCACGTTTGACACCAATGTCGCTCGCAAAGCCCACGAGAAGAAACATGCAGGTTTGTCCCTTTGCAAGTTTGTCAGTCTTCTATTGCTGTACGTTTCTTGCgtaaatcccccccaaaaatgagCAGTCATTTTGTATCAATCCTATCAAAGGGATGGTAGCAGTTGTCATGTCACTTAACTTAACACTGCCCATGTCTCTCCCACTCTGCAGGGTACCTCTGCACACAGCCTGAATGCAATCATTTTGAACAAACCTGGGGGAAAATGCACAAACACATGGCTAAACACCCAGGTATGCACCCCACCACCAAACCCCCTTCATTGGAGCTGTTACTGAAGGATTATGAAAATAATAACTTACTGTGTCAGGCCAACCTGCCTTCACACTCTCTGAAAACTATTGTCGGATGTAATTGTTCACATTTAGTATTCTGTTTTTCCTCATCTTCTACCACTTCTGTATATGTCCTGCCTTGTATCCTGCTAGTTGTAGTGTGACAGTGTTTGAGAAACTGCTTATGATGCGTTAGCTGATTAGTAATTTAAGGGGAAGCTTATTTTATTGGTAACCTTCAGTGTCAAACATTCATACCGTTTACTATGCCACCAGCTGCCTGCTCATGCCATCTGTTTTGGCTAATGGACAACTTGTTGGGCAGGAATCGAGTAGTGACATttgcctctctcctgtccctgcaGCCACATTCACCTGTAAGCTGTGCCAGAAGGTGTTTAAGCATGTGGACTCTCTGCGTAGACACAAGCGAACCCACGCCCTGCGGAAGCCTGTCCTGCTGTGCCCCAGCAGTGGCTGCAAGGCCTACTTCTCCACTACCTTCAACCTGCAGCACCACATCCGCAAGGCCCACCTGCAGCTCCTCAAGTACCATTGCTGCTTCCCCGATTGCCCCAGAACCTTTGCCATGCGGGTATGTACTGTAGCCCTTATGGGCAGTCAGAGtaagactggggggggggggggggggggtgctaaaccgcctctcctcttcagcctGCTCTTTCTGACGTCCATTAGTCAGCTGTCTAAACTATGAACACACATCCATAACTGTCGTGTCTTCTACACGGTGGTATGTGCAGTTTGGTTTTAATCACTGCATGCAAAGCAGCCTCATGAATTTCTTTCACTGAATGTCTAGTCAAGTAACTACTAGTGGCTTATTTTCCATTGCCTCCCCATGGACAGAATTGAATTTGAATCCCAAGATAAACATTTGTCCATGTGGTGGACAGAGATGTTTGCCATTGTGGCGCTGGTACAGTATAAATGTTTAGAATAGATTGATGTTCATACTTTGCTGCTGTCATACTGTTTGTATGCCATTGTTGTCGTGACACATCACTGTTCAATCTCACAGGAGAGCCTAAGCAGACACCTGGCTCACCATGACCCAGATGCCAACCCTGAGAAGGTAAGCATGGCTTTAGTCAGTCTATCCCCTGTGGGCTTGAGCCAACAGTGGGTCTACTGTGGTGGCTTTGGCCAGGTGACCATTGATCTGTATGTGGCCCTGAACCATGTCTTTGAACCATTTGAGAGCAGCATCCTTTAGATGTCTGGCAGAATCTATAGCAGCTTTGGGCATAGTGGGGCTCGAGGGAAGGGGTGGTTACTCACACAATGTCGCTCTTGTTTAGCTCTGAAGCCCCTACAGGAACTGAATTCCTAATATAGGCTTCCTGTCTAC
The sequence above is a segment of the Oncorhynchus gorbuscha isolate QuinsamMale2020 ecotype Even-year linkage group LG16, OgorEven_v1.0, whole genome shotgun sequence genome. Coding sequences within it:
- the si:dkey-208k4.2 gene encoding P43 5S RNA-binding protein-like, which translates into the protein MNGVAHKQDSDPRQQLFNCNHADCGATFQREWRLKEHETVHTGAQPFQCNVADCGRRFSRKSHLSRHALGHTGVKQFRCTFEGCTEAFFTADKLKRHVHYAHGEKDKYFKCNFPNCLLTFKKRRVYKLHLKEHGISSNFKCSKRGCGVTFDTNVARKAHEKKHAGYLCTQPECNHFEQTWGKMHKHMAKHPATFTCKLCQKVFKHVDSLRRHKRTHALRKPVLLCPSSGCKAYFSTTFNLQHHIRKAHLQLLKYHCCFPDCPRTFAMRESLSRHLAHHDPDANPEKKKRKRPKKAWQKRLEGHQLPLVEDDLRRLFALRMRVSRRAKVEVNLSGLFNERKIPHFVDSEVNLRDLFSIKPPHSSCPTERVPVEVTHPEVTDQRLNL